One Heyndrickxia oleronia genomic window, GCGTTGCCCTTTTACGAAGGTGCTTGGAGCGCAATAAAAAATAGAAGTGCAAACATGGATGTACTTGTGGTACTAAGTACGTCAGCTGCTTATTTCTACAGCCATTATTTGACTTTTTCATCATCAAGAACAACTGGGCTGCATTATGAAACAAGTGTATTAATTATTACATTTGTTTTATTAGGAAAACTTATGGAAGCTAAATCGAAACGAAAAACGATGGATGCCATAAAAAAATTAAATCAATTACAAGTAAAATCAGCTATTAAATATATGAATGGAAAAGAATCAAAGACTTTTATCCATCAAATTATTCCCGGGGATATAGTAATTGTGAAACCTGGTGAAAGGATACCAATCGATGGACAAGTAATTGAAGGGATTTCAACCGTCAATGAATCGATGCTGACCGGTGAAAGTCTCCCGGTAGAAAAAAATATAGGAAATACAGTCTATTCAGGAACGATGAATGAAAACGGATTATTAAAGATTAAAGCGACTAAAAAGGAAAATGATTCTTTTCTTTCAAAAATAATTGAAATCGTAGAGGAAGCCCAAATTTCTAAACCACCTATCCAGCATATTGCAGATAAATTCACTGCAATATTTGTTCCAATTGTAGTGCTAATTGCAGTGGCAACCTTCATACTTTGGTATGGCTATTTAAATCCAGGACAAGTTAATGAAGCCCTAGAAAAAACAATCGCTGTTTTAATTATTTCTTGTCCATGTGCTTTAGGCTTAGCTACTCCAACATCAATTATGGTGGGAAGTGGGAAGGCAGCTCAAATTGGTATTCTTTTTAAAGAAGGTAAACTAATTGAACTTTTATCCAAAAACAATATGATTGTTCTTGATAAGACAGGGACGATTACAAAAGGGAACCCTGTAGTAACAGATATATTTATACAAAATATTGAGGAAAAATTTTTTCTACAATCAGTCAGTGCCCTTGAAATGAATACGAATCATCCAATTGCAAGGGCAATTGTACGTGAGGCAGAAAAAAGGACTGATAACTTACCTAAAGCGACAAATGTTACCACGCTTCCTGGACATGGGGTCAAAGGTATTGTTGAAAGTAAGAAAATTATAATTGCTAACCCTTCCTATTTTAAAACACAGACAAACCATACACTTATTGGAATAGAAGAAAAAATAAATAAGTTAGAAGGACAAGGGAAGACTGTGATGCTTATTTCAATCGATGATCAACTTGTTGGAATAATAGCTGTTGCAGATGAGGTAAAGAACTCTTCAAAAAGGGCAGTGCAAAGATTAAAGCAAATGGGTCTGAAAATCATGATCCTTTCAGGAGATAATAAAAACTCGGTTAAAATGATTGGTGAAATGGTTGGTATTAAGCATGTTGAGGCAGAAGTGACACCAGAAATGAAAGCAAGCTGGATAAAAAAACTACAAAATGAAGGCAAAAAAGTAATAATGGTAGGAGATGGGATAAATGATGCTCCTGCATTAACGAGTGCTAATGTAGGAATGGCGATGGGAAATGGCTCAGATATAGCCATTGAATCTGGTGATATTACGATATTAAATAATGATTTAAATAAAATTGCTGATGCTATGATCATTAGTAAAAAAACAATGAGAAATATTAAGCAAAATTTTATCTGGGCATTTATTTACAATGTAATTAGTATCCCTCTTGCTATTACAGGTGTGCTTCCACCTTGGTTTGCAAGTGCAGCTATGGCATTTAGCTCCGTTTCAGTTGTTTTAAATTCATTGCGTTTAAAAAATATTAAATTTTAAATGATCTGTCCTTTAGAATAACTAAAAAAATAAGTGGGAATTTTAATGT contains:
- a CDS encoding heavy metal translocating P-type ATPase — encoded protein: MMNETMQIDIKGMHCSACSARIEKVISKMDGVLKVNVNLATEKGRIIYDPNLTSKLLIFNRIKKIGYEAVISKNAQNLIESKRREMRGLAWKFFISAILALPFIWTMFSHLNISFIPVPELFLNPWFQLALATPVQFFIALPFYEGAWSAIKNRSANMDVLVVLSTSAAYFYSHYLTFSSSRTTGLHYETSVLIITFVLLGKLMEAKSKRKTMDAIKKLNQLQVKSAIKYMNGKESKTFIHQIIPGDIVIVKPGERIPIDGQVIEGISTVNESMLTGESLPVEKNIGNTVYSGTMNENGLLKIKATKKENDSFLSKIIEIVEEAQISKPPIQHIADKFTAIFVPIVVLIAVATFILWYGYLNPGQVNEALEKTIAVLIISCPCALGLATPTSIMVGSGKAAQIGILFKEGKLIELLSKNNMIVLDKTGTITKGNPVVTDIFIQNIEEKFFLQSVSALEMNTNHPIARAIVREAEKRTDNLPKATNVTTLPGHGVKGIVESKKIIIANPSYFKTQTNHTLIGIEEKINKLEGQGKTVMLISIDDQLVGIIAVADEVKNSSKRAVQRLKQMGLKIMILSGDNKNSVKMIGEMVGIKHVEAEVTPEMKASWIKKLQNEGKKVIMVGDGINDAPALTSANVGMAMGNGSDIAIESGDITILNNDLNKIADAMIISKKTMRNIKQNFIWAFIYNVISIPLAITGVLPPWFASAAMAFSSVSVVLNSLRLKNIKF